One segment of Desulfosalsimonas propionicica DNA contains the following:
- a CDS encoding periplasmic heavy metal sensor, with product MMKKTVTILTVLAVAGLIAGVAFAGPRGGPGGGYNQGYGPGAHAGTCYYGENFGPQHQAFLDETADLRNELAGKRGEYHALMANGNPDPKQAARLQQEMNSIREQIRAKARDRGINAPVGTRGYGGRGYHRGGRCW from the coding sequence ATGATGAAAAAGACAGTTACCATACTTACAGTGCTGGCAGTGGCCGGTCTGATCGCGGGCGTGGCATTTGCCGGGCCCCGGGGCGGCCCCGGGGGCGGTTACAATCAGGGCTACGGACCCGGAGCCCATGCCGGGACCTGTTATTACGGCGAAAACTTCGGACCGCAGCATCAGGCTTTTCTTGATGAAACCGCGGATCTTCGAAATGAATTGGCAGGCAAGCGCGGTGAGTATCATGCGCTGATGGCCAATGGCAATCCCGACCCGAAGCAGGCCGCGCGGCTACAGCAGGAAATGAACAGCATTCGGGAGCAGATTCGGGCAAAGGCCCGGGACCGCGGCATTAATGCACCTGTTGGAACCCGCGGCTACGGCGGACGGGGTTACCACAGAGGAGGCCGGTGCTGGTAG
- a CDS encoding tRNA dihydrouridine synthase has translation MTQLTADLNRSIDIGGRQADSRLLMAPMAGLTHVAFRHLAAGYGGYGLMFTEMCSAKALPQENPRVSPVFQWRPSELPNLVCQIFGSDPDTMVRAARRIESEGFFGVDVNMGCCVAAICKQGAGAALLRQPDRAADIVAALRGAVDIPVTVKFRTGWQDDPDLAVNMARRLADAGADALTFHPRVAPDLRARPPKWDYIRAVKEAVDIPVFGNGEVFSEKDCRAMLDKTGCHGVALGRMALARPWIFAQWTGGFVPDEETYPKCAHRMLDLLAHYYESVNALRRFRKWIVYFAANFVYGHQFSSKVRRAKDMDAARREIDAFFASDAARGSVPNRNLFQ, from the coding sequence ATGACACAATTGACAGCAGATCTGAACCGATCCATCGACATCGGCGGCCGGCAGGCGGATTCGCGCCTGCTAATGGCGCCCATGGCCGGTCTGACCCACGTGGCCTTCCGGCACCTGGCGGCCGGGTATGGCGGATACGGACTCATGTTTACCGAGATGTGCAGTGCAAAAGCACTTCCCCAGGAAAATCCCAGGGTATCACCCGTATTTCAGTGGCGGCCATCTGAACTGCCAAACCTGGTCTGCCAGATTTTCGGGTCAGACCCGGATACAATGGTCCGGGCGGCCCGGCGGATCGAATCCGAGGGGTTTTTCGGGGTGGATGTCAACATGGGGTGCTGCGTGGCCGCCATTTGCAAGCAGGGCGCGGGCGCGGCCCTGCTGCGGCAGCCGGACAGGGCAGCTGATATTGTGGCTGCTCTGCGCGGGGCGGTCGATATCCCGGTTACGGTAAAATTCCGTACGGGCTGGCAGGATGATCCGGACCTTGCTGTGAACATGGCCCGTCGTCTGGCCGATGCAGGCGCAGACGCGCTGACTTTTCATCCCCGGGTGGCCCCGGATCTGCGCGCCAGACCGCCGAAATGGGATTATATCCGGGCGGTCAAAGAGGCGGTGGACATCCCGGTATTTGGCAACGGAGAGGTGTTTTCGGAAAAAGACTGCCGGGCCATGCTTGATAAAACCGGCTGCCACGGGGTGGCGCTGGGCCGCATGGCCCTGGCGCGGCCCTGGATTTTTGCACAATGGACCGGGGGCTTTGTGCCTGACGAAGAGACTTATCCCAAATGCGCCCACCGGATGCTGGATCTGCTGGCGCACTATTATGAGTCGGTCAACGCCCTTCGGCGCTTTCGGAAATGGATTGTTTATTTTGCCGCCAATTTTGTCTACGGCCACCAGTTTTCCTCAAAGGTGCGCCGGGCCAAAGATATGGATGCGGCCCGCAGGGAAATCGACGCTTTTTTTGCATCTGATGCCGCACGGGGCAGTGTCCCCAACCGCAACCTGTTCCAGTGA
- the thiC gene encoding phosphomethylpyrimidine synthase ThiC produces the protein METQLELARQNRVTPLMQRVAEDENMAVEQIVRQVAAGRIVIPNNPGRSGQKVVGIGTGLRTKVNASIGTSSDICDIALEVEKTRVAEAEGADTLMELSAAGDLDAVRRAVIHSTSLPVGNVPLYQAFHDTIRKTGDPTRMDPEYLFDLIEKQLADGLSFMAIHCGVNRYTIERLRRQKFRYGGLASKGGTFMVAWMEKTGRENPLYEQFDRVCGIMKKYDAVLSLGNGIRAGAIHDSHDRAQVAEMVINCELAEIGRDAGCQMMVEGPGHVPMDEIQGNIMLEKRMSGNAPYYVLGPIPADTGAGLDHITAAVGAASSARYGADLICYITPAEHLALPNAEDVRQGVRATRLAARIGDISKYPERRETEKMAALARRDMQWQDLESLLMFPEEARRIRDSRAPEKAETCTMCGDFCAMKKGMALFAQDIGGDKQAPGRSTAAQGGGA, from the coding sequence ATGGAAACCCAGCTTGAACTCGCCCGGCAAAACCGGGTCACTCCGCTGATGCAGCGGGTGGCCGAAGACGAAAACATGGCCGTGGAGCAGATTGTTCGTCAGGTGGCAGCCGGCCGGATCGTGATTCCCAACAACCCCGGCCGGTCCGGCCAGAAGGTGGTGGGTATCGGCACCGGCCTTCGCACCAAGGTCAATGCTTCCATCGGCACATCCTCGGATATCTGCGATATCGCCCTGGAGGTGGAAAAAACCCGGGTGGCCGAAGCAGAAGGCGCAGACACCCTCATGGAACTGTCTGCCGCAGGCGATCTTGACGCCGTGCGCCGGGCGGTCATCCACAGCACGAGCCTGCCGGTGGGAAACGTGCCCCTGTATCAGGCGTTTCACGACACCATCCGGAAAACCGGTGATCCCACCCGTATGGATCCCGAGTATCTGTTTGATCTTATTGAAAAACAGCTTGCAGACGGCCTGAGTTTCATGGCCATCCACTGCGGGGTCAACCGTTACACCATCGAGCGGCTGCGCCGGCAGAAATTCCGTTACGGCGGCCTGGCCTCCAAGGGGGGCACGTTTATGGTGGCCTGGATGGAGAAAACCGGCAGGGAAAATCCCTTATACGAGCAGTTTGACCGGGTATGCGGGATCATGAAAAAATATGACGCCGTGCTCTCCCTTGGAAATGGCATCCGGGCCGGGGCCATCCATGACAGCCACGACCGGGCCCAGGTGGCCGAGATGGTTATCAACTGCGAGCTTGCCGAAATTGGCCGCGACGCGGGCTGCCAGATGATGGTGGAAGGGCCGGGTCATGTGCCCATGGATGAAATCCAGGGCAACATCATGCTTGAAAAGCGAATGTCAGGCAATGCCCCGTATTACGTGCTCGGCCCGATTCCGGCCGATACCGGTGCGGGCTTAGACCACATCACCGCCGCCGTCGGTGCGGCCAGTTCTGCACGCTACGGGGCGGATCTGATCTGCTACATCACCCCGGCCGAGCACCTGGCCCTGCCCAATGCCGAAGATGTCCGCCAGGGGGTGCGTGCCACGCGCCTGGCCGCCCGCATCGGCGATATCTCCAAATATCCGGAGCGGCGGGAGACCGAGAAAATGGCGGCTTTGGCCAGGCGCGACATGCAGTGGCAGGACCTGGAAAGTCTTTTGATGTTTCCGGAGGAGGCAAGGCGGATCAGGGACTCCCGGGCCCCGGAAAAGGCAGAGACCTGCACTATGTGCGGTGATTTTTGCGCCATGAAAAAGGGCATGGCCTTGTTTGCACAAGACATTGGCGGAGACAAGCAGGCGCCGGGGCGCAGTACCGCCGCACAGGGCGGCGGCGCATAA
- a CDS encoding deoxyguanosinetriphosphate triphosphohydrolase codes for MTIREDFEKREDAFISPYGVKASASAGRREPEPACPVRTVFQQDRDRIVFCNAFRRLKHKTQVFLSPLGDHYRTRLTHTLEVAEVARTICRAMRLNEDLAEAVALGHDLGHTPFGHSGETALKEIFSAEFNHSEQSLRVVDVLERNGRGLNLTREVRDGIVKHSKGFGDIIPADPGKMAATVEGRIVRFADIIAYLNHDLDDAVRSGVVRQSHIPEICVKTLGGTHAQRATTMIRDLIFSSRVMDDHLELAFSDEMFSAMSELRQFLYENVYRSAPVHAEFIKAKKLISELYAYFLNHPDQLREKMTGLEMEEGYFESTQVERIICDYIASMTDRYVLRLYNEIFIPTPLV; via the coding sequence ATGACCATACGTGAAGATTTTGAAAAACGGGAGGACGCCTTTATCTCGCCCTACGGGGTCAAGGCTTCCGCATCTGCCGGGCGCAGGGAGCCAGAGCCGGCGTGCCCGGTGAGAACCGTGTTCCAGCAGGACCGGGACCGGATCGTGTTCTGCAATGCATTCAGGCGTCTGAAGCACAAGACACAGGTATTTTTGTCCCCCCTGGGCGATCACTACCGCACCCGGCTCACCCATACCCTTGAAGTGGCAGAGGTGGCCCGCACCATCTGCCGGGCCATGCGCTTAAACGAGGACCTGGCAGAAGCCGTGGCCCTGGGCCATGATCTGGGCCATACCCCTTTCGGACACTCCGGGGAAACCGCGTTAAAGGAAATTTTCAGCGCGGAATTCAATCACAGCGAACAGAGCCTGCGGGTGGTGGACGTGCTGGAGCGAAACGGCCGGGGCCTGAATCTGACCCGTGAGGTCAGAGACGGTATTGTCAAGCACTCCAAGGGGTTTGGCGACATCATCCCGGCCGACCCCGGCAAGATGGCCGCCACGGTTGAGGGCAGGATTGTGCGGTTTGCCGATATCATCGCCTACCTCAACCATGATCTCGATGATGCCGTGCGAAGCGGGGTGGTTCGACAAAGCCATATTCCGGAAATCTGTGTCAAAACCCTGGGAGGCACCCACGCCCAGCGGGCCACCACCATGATCCGGGATTTGATCTTTTCCAGCCGTGTGATGGACGATCATCTGGAACTGGCTTTTTCAGACGAGATGTTTTCCGCCATGAGCGAGCTGCGCCAGTTTCTCTATGAAAATGTTTATCGTTCCGCGCCGGTGCATGCCGAGTTTATCAAGGCCAAAAAACTCATATCCGAGCTCTACGCTTATTTCCTCAATCATCCGGATCAGCTTAGGGAAAAAATGACCGGTCTGGAAATGGAGGAGGGCTATTTTGAATCCACGCAGGTGGAAAGAATCATCTGCGATTATATCGCCAGCATGACCGACCGGTATGTGCTGCGGCTGTATAATGAAATTTTTATCCCCACGCCCCTGGTGTAA
- a CDS encoding sigma-54-dependent transcriptional regulator: MENKNLSEILVVDDDPGHRTTLRTLLKTWGYNISEADGGRAAVDRVRQRPFELILMDVRMAKMGGIDALKEIKAYNPAIPIVIMTAYSSVQSAVEAMKAGAYDYLTKPLDFDELQLTIQRALEHTRLKHENQDLKARLKNLAESRQIVSVSTQMKSLLDMVVTIAPSEATVLITGASGTGKELIARAVHANSSRSSGPMVSVNCAALTESLLESELFGHEKGAFTGADKRREGRFVRAHQGSLFLDEVGEMSMAMQAKLLRVLQEGEIQRVGGENPVAVDVRILAATNKDLGQMVADGQFREDLFYRLNVVNLHIPPLAQRTDDIAALAQHFINQYAGRNRKPIKGFTPRAMDDLLKYPWPGNVRELENAVERAVILSPGEYITEKDLPLNISQNNGRAQPQAATQAGAAGADEGGSLDKMEQSAIVSALERAGGNKSEAARLLGITRRTLYNKLEKYGLG, from the coding sequence ATGGAAAACAAAAATCTTTCGGAAATTCTGGTGGTTGATGATGACCCGGGCCATCGCACCACCTTAAGGACCTTATTGAAAACCTGGGGCTACAACATCAGCGAAGCAGATGGCGGCCGGGCCGCGGTGGACCGGGTCAGGCAGCGCCCATTTGAGCTGATTCTGATGGATGTCCGCATGGCGAAGATGGGCGGCATTGATGCCCTAAAGGAGATCAAGGCCTACAATCCCGCCATCCCCATTGTCATCATGACGGCCTATTCATCGGTTCAATCCGCGGTGGAGGCCATGAAGGCCGGGGCTTATGATTACCTGACCAAGCCCCTGGACTTTGACGAACTGCAGTTAACCATTCAAAGGGCCCTTGAACACACGCGGCTCAAGCACGAAAACCAGGACCTGAAGGCGCGGCTTAAAAACCTTGCAGAAAGCCGGCAGATTGTTTCCGTCAGCACGCAGATGAAATCCCTGCTGGATATGGTGGTCACCATCGCGCCCTCTGAGGCCACGGTTTTGATCACCGGGGCAAGCGGCACCGGCAAGGAACTCATTGCCCGGGCGGTTCACGCCAACAGCAGCCGCAGCAGCGGGCCCATGGTTTCGGTCAACTGCGCGGCCCTGACAGAGTCGCTTCTGGAATCCGAGCTTTTCGGTCACGAAAAAGGCGCATTCACCGGGGCTGACAAGCGCAGAGAGGGACGGTTTGTCCGGGCGCACCAGGGCAGCCTGTTTCTCGACGAGGTCGGAGAAATGTCAATGGCCATGCAGGCCAAGCTGCTGCGGGTGCTCCAGGAGGGTGAAATCCAGCGCGTGGGCGGAGAAAACCCGGTTGCCGTGGACGTCCGGATTCTTGCGGCCACAAACAAGGACCTGGGGCAGATGGTGGCAGACGGCCAATTCCGGGAGGATCTGTTTTACCGGTTAAACGTGGTCAACCTCCACATTCCGCCCCTGGCCCAACGCACTGACGACATCGCCGCACTGGCACAGCATTTCATAAACCAGTATGCAGGGCGGAACCGCAAGCCCATCAAGGGCTTTACGCCCAGGGCCATGGATGATCTGCTCAAATACCCGTGGCCCGGAAACGTACGGGAACTGGAAAACGCGGTGGAACGCGCGGTCATCCTGTCGCCCGGCGAATACATCACGGAAAAAGACCTGCCCTTAAACATTTCGCAAAACAACGGCCGGGCGCAACCGCAAGCTGCCACGCAAGCCGGGGCTGCCGGGGCTGATGAAGGCGGCTCCCTTGACAAAATGGAACAATCCGCCATTGTCAGCGCCCTGGAACGGGCCGGGGGCAACAAAAGCGAGGCGGCCCGGCTGCTGGGCATCACCCGGAGAACCCTTTACAACAAGCTGGAAAAATACGGCCTCGGGTAA
- a CDS encoding FAD-dependent oxidoreductase: MAKVIFGAWDGNVIDNRNRKIYEIEEDPAFRDFDEFNPGNPIKAFFGGHGFFIFEKDVDLLDAALQHMERVARESCGKCTPCRVGTQIIKSKLEAMAAGQVAAPALDEIETIAEHIQSTSMCGLGQTATVALLEMIRYFREELLHQMENRNGAARQPGATYLSAPCIEACPSRVDVPRYIDYIKDGKFTHSLGVILQKYPMAATCGRVCVRFCEMACRRTQVDEAVGIKVLKRFVADHEKYTTNDWFSAYSVPEKKPDDLKVAVIGAGPAGISAAYHLLLKGYPVDVFEARAVPGGMAATGIPEYRLPKEVLRKETGIIETLGGKIFYGRKMGRDFTLKSLYADGYQAIFLGVGTHKGKAMGAIGEDPKLKGYAFGVDLLLKINHDYIDRGIPMELGEKMVVVGGGNVAMDCVRSALRMGVREVHLVYRRSRNEMPADQEEVEGAEKEGVIFHFLTHPTRIISENGRVKGLELIKMELGEPDKSGRRSVTPMQGSEFTLETDAVVPAIGQQVEHGFLLPEDDVDFNKWGMIDVKEDALMTTRKGVFAGGDCVTGPATLIQAMAQGERGAEGIDNYLTHGRIRFNPDLRMSRLVHAIQPMIKKGVSIPIKHEYRVKVRELDPEIRKRIFEEVEEPISVDEAYHEASRCMRCYRVYSVITEQ; the protein is encoded by the coding sequence ATGGCAAAGGTCATTTTCGGGGCCTGGGACGGCAACGTCATAGACAACCGAAACCGGAAGATATACGAAATTGAAGAAGATCCTGCTTTCCGGGATTTTGACGAGTTCAATCCGGGCAATCCAATCAAGGCGTTTTTCGGCGGCCACGGGTTTTTCATCTTTGAAAAGGATGTGGACCTGCTGGATGCAGCGCTCCAGCACATGGAACGGGTGGCCAGGGAATCCTGCGGCAAGTGCACACCCTGCCGGGTGGGCACCCAGATCATTAAATCGAAACTGGAGGCCATGGCCGCAGGCCAGGTCGCTGCACCGGCACTCGATGAGATCGAGACAATAGCCGAGCACATCCAATCGACTTCCATGTGCGGTCTGGGCCAGACAGCCACTGTAGCCCTTCTGGAAATGATTCGATATTTCAGGGAGGAACTCCTCCACCAGATGGAGAACCGCAACGGCGCAGCCAGGCAGCCGGGGGCCACTTATCTTTCGGCCCCCTGCATTGAGGCATGCCCTTCCCGGGTGGATGTTCCGCGATACATAGACTATATCAAGGACGGAAAGTTCACCCACTCCCTGGGCGTCATCCTCCAGAAATACCCCATGGCGGCCACCTGCGGCAGGGTCTGCGTCCGCTTCTGTGAAATGGCCTGCCGCCGGACCCAGGTGGATGAGGCCGTTGGCATCAAGGTACTTAAGCGCTTTGTTGCTGATCACGAAAAATACACCACAAACGACTGGTTCTCCGCCTACTCGGTCCCTGAAAAGAAACCCGACGACCTGAAAGTGGCTGTCATCGGCGCCGGACCTGCAGGCATTTCAGCGGCATATCACCTCTTGCTCAAGGGATATCCGGTGGACGTCTTCGAGGCCAGGGCCGTGCCGGGAGGGATGGCGGCTACGGGAATCCCCGAATACCGATTGCCCAAGGAAGTTCTGCGCAAGGAAACCGGTATCATCGAGACCCTTGGCGGAAAGATTTTCTACGGCCGGAAAATGGGCCGGGATTTTACGCTGAAAAGCCTTTACGCAGACGGCTATCAGGCGATTTTTTTAGGGGTGGGCACCCACAAGGGCAAGGCCATGGGAGCCATCGGAGAAGACCCCAAGCTGAAAGGATACGCCTTTGGCGTCGACCTCCTCCTTAAAATCAACCATGACTACATTGACAGGGGCATCCCCATGGAACTCGGGGAGAAAATGGTGGTTGTGGGCGGCGGCAACGTGGCCATGGACTGTGTTCGGTCGGCCCTGCGAATGGGGGTCAGGGAGGTTCACCTGGTGTATCGCCGGAGCCGCAACGAAATGCCCGCAGACCAGGAGGAAGTGGAGGGCGCGGAAAAAGAAGGTGTTATTTTTCATTTTCTTACCCATCCCACCAGGATCATCTCGGAAAACGGCCGGGTAAAGGGCCTGGAGCTGATCAAAATGGAACTGGGAGAACCCGACAAGAGCGGACGGCGATCGGTGACCCCAATGCAGGGATCGGAATTCACCCTTGAAACCGATGCAGTTGTGCCGGCCATCGGCCAGCAGGTCGAGCATGGGTTCCTTTTGCCTGAAGATGATGTTGATTTCAACAAATGGGGCATGATCGATGTGAAAGAAGATGCCCTCATGACCACCCGCAAAGGAGTCTTTGCCGGCGGCGACTGCGTCACCGGACCGGCCACCCTTATCCAGGCTATGGCCCAGGGCGAACGGGGTGCCGAAGGTATCGACAATTATCTTACCCACGGTCGGATCCGTTTCAATCCGGATCTGCGGATGTCCCGGCTGGTGCATGCCATACAGCCCATGATCAAAAAAGGCGTCTCCATACCCATCAAGCACGAATACCGGGTCAAGGTCAGGGAACTGGACCCCGAAATCCGCAAAAGGATCTTCGAGGAGGTGGAAGAACCCATCTCCGTTGACGAGGCCTATCACGAGGCAAGCCGGTGCATGCGCTGCTACCGGGTCTATTCCGTCATTACCGAACAATAA
- a CDS encoding 2Fe-2S iron-sulfur cluster binding domain-containing protein, with protein MIGYINGKKVEFNADDTVLNVAKKTGHFIPTLCEMADIRHVPGACRVCLVDIKRKNDSHHQIVTSCTTPMEEGMSVLTRTSAVRAKQRLQVEMLLADHNQDCATCIRHGNCELQDVAQFVGLQKTRYHYPHFYLERTQDSSSTAIERDMSKCIRCFRCVTVCREIQGADVLVIKEKGLATEISVRDQLPLGDSDCVSCGQCILVCPVGALAEKDDTEKVIDYLYDPEVVTVFQFAPALRVALGEEFHMPPGANVEGQIITGLKNLGADVVLDTNFTADLVIMEEGTELLSRLRENGCLPMFTSCCPGWVNYAEKNYPELRPHISTTRSPQQCFGVIAKTYLAEKMNVDQKRMRVISIMPCTAKKEEAQRPEFIQDGIPDVDVVLTTREFARLLKREGTKLPELEPSAFDNIYMGEYTGAAAIFGTTGGVMEAALRTVHKKITGLELGPIEMEAVRGLEHVREATIDMGEGNPTVRVAVAHSLKGARQVVEAVQNGEADYHFVEVMACPGGCMGGGGQPRSKHAYQSSWQARQAALYNIDREAPVRQSHNNPLIIKLYDDFLGKPYSHKSHDLLHTSYRDRKRIVQHTMKKIWEEIEERE; from the coding sequence ATGATTGGATATATCAACGGCAAAAAGGTGGAATTCAATGCCGACGATACCGTGCTGAATGTGGCCAAAAAGACCGGCCACTTTATCCCCACCCTCTGCGAGATGGCCGACATCCGACACGTTCCGGGCGCCTGCCGGGTCTGCCTGGTCGACATCAAGAGGAAAAACGATTCTCACCACCAGATTGTTACATCCTGTACCACACCCATGGAAGAAGGAATGTCGGTGCTCACCCGGACTTCGGCGGTCAGGGCCAAACAGCGGCTTCAGGTGGAAATGCTTTTGGCCGACCATAACCAGGACTGCGCCACCTGCATCCGCCACGGAAACTGCGAACTCCAGGATGTGGCACAGTTCGTGGGGCTCCAGAAGACCCGGTACCACTACCCGCACTTCTACCTTGAGCGAACACAGGACAGCTCCTCCACCGCCATAGAACGGGACATGTCCAAATGCATCCGCTGCTTCCGGTGTGTCACTGTCTGCAGGGAAATTCAGGGGGCGGACGTGCTTGTTATTAAGGAAAAGGGACTGGCCACGGAGATAAGTGTCAGAGATCAGCTGCCCCTGGGCGACTCGGATTGCGTCAGTTGCGGGCAATGCATCCTGGTCTGTCCGGTAGGGGCCCTTGCGGAAAAAGATGACACCGAAAAAGTCATCGATTACCTCTATGACCCCGAGGTGGTGACGGTATTCCAGTTCGCTCCGGCCCTCAGGGTGGCCCTGGGCGAGGAGTTCCATATGCCCCCGGGAGCCAACGTGGAAGGGCAGATCATCACAGGCCTTAAAAACCTTGGGGCGGACGTGGTGTTGGACACCAATTTTACGGCCGATCTGGTGATCATGGAGGAAGGGACCGAACTGCTCAGCAGGCTCAGGGAAAACGGCTGTCTGCCCATGTTCACCTCCTGCTGTCCGGGGTGGGTCAATTACGCCGAGAAAAATTACCCGGAGCTGCGTCCTCACATCTCCACCACCCGATCTCCTCAGCAGTGCTTCGGGGTTATCGCCAAGACCTATCTGGCGGAAAAAATGAACGTGGACCAAAAGCGGATGCGGGTGATCTCCATCATGCCCTGTACGGCAAAAAAGGAAGAGGCACAACGGCCGGAGTTCATACAGGACGGCATTCCCGATGTGGACGTGGTGCTCACCACTCGAGAGTTCGCCCGGCTGCTGAAACGGGAAGGGACAAAGCTTCCGGAGCTTGAACCCTCGGCCTTTGACAACATCTACATGGGTGAATACACCGGGGCCGCGGCCATTTTCGGCACAACCGGCGGTGTAATGGAGGCTGCCCTGCGAACGGTCCACAAGAAGATAACCGGCCTTGAGCTGGGACCCATCGAGATGGAGGCGGTCCGGGGACTTGAACACGTTCGCGAGGCCACCATTGATATGGGCGAAGGCAATCCTACGGTGCGGGTTGCCGTGGCCCACAGCCTCAAGGGGGCCAGGCAGGTGGTGGAGGCTGTTCAAAACGGAGAGGCAGACTACCATTTCGTGGAGGTCATGGCCTGTCCGGGCGGCTGTATGGGCGGCGGGGGACAACCCCGGAGCAAACACGCATACCAGAGTTCCTGGCAGGCACGCCAGGCAGCACTCTATAATATAGATCGTGAAGCACCAGTACGTCAGTCCCACAACAACCCGCTTATCATTAAACTATATGACGATTTTTTGGGCAAACCGTATTCCCACAAGTCACATGACCTGCTCCACACCAGTTACCGCGACCGGAAACGCATAGTTCAACACACCATGAAAAAGATCTGGGAGGAAATCGAAGAGCGGGAATAG
- a CDS encoding ATP-binding protein, whose product MINKKHISIYSFPWMIISAAAILLVIVVSLAVSNHNREKQYMSQILLEKGAALIKSFEAGTRTGMRAMGWNENQVQYLLQELADQADVLYIAITDINGRILAHSDPEQINARFFVKSGDQEALNPGESAKWQLTKTQSGKPAFEVYSFFNPFSGRNANRRQMGHLRQFAPRPGRAQQGRSWRIPDNSEENKQIIFIGFDRTPFIEARQQDIKITAIISLVLFILGFTGMAIMLIARNYRTTRQRLQDTSAMADQVVASLPVGLMVTDAEGRIVLHNPAAESITGLDAKSVRGQFADEMLPDNLAQLICRQQADKQIMEHELECIFLPGQKRVPLSVSSTGIINEDGAFIGSMVILRDLTEIKDLQQTVQRKEKLAAVGELAAGIAHEIRNPLSSVKGMATYFKARYAQDPEARDAAAVMVQETDRLNRVISELLEFARPSEINARPADINPVLDHSLHLVRQEAAEKNIDIRISKGQNLPHADIDSDRFIQCLLNLYLNAIQSMESSGILKVTSSPGTDENIVIQVQDNGPGIDRADLAKIFDPYFTTKASGTGLGLAIVHKIVESHNGRITVKSSPEEGTVFTITLPASANAATKEA is encoded by the coding sequence ATGATCAACAAAAAGCACATAAGCATATACTCGTTTCCCTGGATGATTATCAGCGCCGCAGCCATCCTGCTGGTCATCGTTGTGTCTCTGGCCGTGAGCAACCACAACCGCGAAAAACAATACATGTCCCAAATTCTGCTGGAAAAAGGCGCTGCGCTGATCAAATCCTTTGAAGCCGGCACCAGAACCGGCATGCGGGCCATGGGCTGGAATGAAAACCAGGTTCAGTACCTGCTCCAGGAACTAGCGGATCAGGCCGATGTCCTCTACATCGCCATTACCGACATAAACGGCCGGATCCTTGCCCACAGTGATCCCGAACAAATCAATGCCCGGTTTTTCGTGAAATCCGGCGATCAGGAGGCCCTGAACCCGGGAGAATCGGCCAAATGGCAACTGACTAAAACACAAAGCGGAAAACCGGCATTTGAGGTTTACAGCTTTTTCAACCCTTTTTCCGGCCGGAACGCAAACCGCCGGCAAATGGGACACCTGCGCCAGTTCGCACCCCGGCCCGGCCGGGCTCAACAAGGCCGGTCCTGGCGCATCCCGGATAATTCTGAAGAAAACAAACAGATCATATTTATCGGATTTGACCGCACCCCGTTTATCGAGGCCCGGCAGCAGGACATTAAGATTACCGCCATTATTTCCTTGGTGCTCTTCATCCTGGGCTTTACAGGCATGGCCATCATGCTCATTGCGCGCAACTACAGAACTACCCGGCAGCGGCTACAGGATACCAGCGCCATGGCCGATCAGGTGGTCGCAAGCCTTCCGGTGGGCCTTATGGTAACCGACGCCGAAGGCAGAATCGTTTTGCATAACCCGGCGGCCGAATCCATTACCGGCCTGGATGCCAAATCCGTGCGCGGACAATTTGCAGACGAGATGCTGCCGGACAACCTGGCGCAGCTGATTTGCCGGCAGCAGGCAGACAAACAAATCATGGAGCATGAACTTGAATGTATATTTTTGCCGGGGCAAAAGCGGGTTCCGCTGAGTGTGAGCTCTACTGGCATCATCAACGAAGACGGGGCCTTTATCGGCAGCATGGTGATTTTACGGGATCTCACAGAAATCAAGGATCTGCAGCAGACTGTCCAGCGCAAGGAAAAACTGGCCGCAGTCGGGGAACTCGCCGCGGGCATCGCCCATGAAATCAGAAATCCGCTGAGTTCGGTCAAGGGCATGGCCACTTATTTCAAAGCCAGGTACGCACAGGACCCGGAAGCACGGGATGCCGCAGCCGTCATGGTCCAGGAAACCGACAGACTGAACCGGGTGATTTCAGAGCTGCTGGAATTTGCCCGCCCTTCGGAAATCAACGCCCGGCCCGCAGATATCAACCCGGTTCTGGACCACTCCCTTCACCTGGTTCGCCAGGAGGCTGCAGAGAAAAACATTGATATCCGGATTTCCAAAGGCCAGAACCTGCCCCATGCAGATATTGATTCAGACCGGTTTATCCAGTGCCTTCTCAACCTGTATTTAAACGCGATTCAATCCATGGAAAGCAGCGGCATCCTTAAGGTGACAAGCAGCCCCGGCACAGATGAAAACATTGTCATCCAGGTCCAAGACAACGGCCCGGGCATTGACCGGGCTGATCTGGCAAAGATATTTGATCCGTATTTCACCACCAAGGCCTCGGGCACCGGACTCGGGCTGGCCATTGTTCATAAAATAGTGGAAAGTCACAACGGGCGCATCACTGTTAAAAGCTCTCCTGAGGAAGGCACGGTTTTTACCATCACCCTGCCGGCTTCAGCCAATGCGGCAACAAAAGAGGCATGA